The following coding sequences lie in one Thermoleophilia bacterium genomic window:
- the atpC gene encoding ATP synthase F1 subunit epsilon, which yields MADEHTFSVEVLTPEGEVFSGDAIQLSTKTVTGEIGILARHVPILAALNPSLLRLKISDSETIRYAQSHGTLQVFANHAQVLLEQAIEPGDLDVSALEEEKAGAEARLVDKDLGEAARLDAKRDLERADAFLEISRGA from the coding sequence TTGGCGGACGAGCACACATTTTCGGTCGAAGTCCTCACCCCCGAGGGTGAGGTCTTCAGCGGCGATGCGATTCAGCTGTCAACCAAGACGGTCACCGGCGAAATCGGCATTCTCGCCAGGCACGTGCCGATCCTGGCCGCGCTGAACCCGAGCCTCCTCCGGCTCAAGATCTCGGATTCCGAGACCATCCGTTACGCGCAGTCCCACGGCACGCTCCAGGTGTTCGCCAACCACGCGCAGGTGCTGCTCGAACAGGCGATCGAACCGGGGGACCTCGACGTGAGTGCCCTCGAAGAGGAAAAGGCGGGCGCCGAGGCCCGGCTGGTTGACAAGGACCTCGGTGAGGCGGCTCGCCTCGACGCCAAACGCGACCTCGAACGGGCTGATGCCTTTCTCGAGATCAGCCGAGGGGCGTAA
- a CDS encoding NDP-sugar synthase → MNAMVLAAGLGTRLRPITYSVPKPMVPVLNRPVMEHIVRLLEGHSFSRIVANLHWFPETITNHFGDGSGFGVELEYSREEQLLGTAGGVFKAREFLGDSFLVISGDALTDIDLTAMKEFHESHDGVATLATKKVKDTSEFGVIISDGDGRIQGFQEKPEPAEALSDLANCGIYMFDREIFDFFPGPGESKLSEPGQPDGFADWALDVFPALMESGRPFYSHEFDSYWNDVGTVSEFLQGSFDGLTGAVDLAIEEPEVSPGVWVDDDVATDGVEIKGPVLIAEGCEISPGAELTGPLVLGRNCKVGEGARLKETILLDGSEVAAGSFAFGGVLG, encoded by the coding sequence ATGAACGCGATGGTGCTGGCCGCCGGCCTGGGCACCAGGTTGCGGCCGATTACCTATTCGGTGCCGAAACCGATGGTGCCCGTGCTGAACCGTCCGGTGATGGAACACATCGTGCGGCTGCTCGAGGGGCACTCTTTCAGCCGGATCGTCGCCAACCTCCACTGGTTTCCGGAGACGATCACGAACCACTTCGGAGACGGTTCCGGGTTTGGCGTCGAGCTCGAGTACAGCCGCGAAGAGCAGCTCCTTGGCACGGCCGGCGGCGTCTTCAAAGCCCGAGAGTTCCTCGGCGACTCCTTCCTCGTCATCTCCGGTGATGCGCTCACCGACATCGATCTGACCGCGATGAAGGAATTCCACGAGTCGCATGATGGTGTTGCCACCCTGGCCACCAAGAAGGTCAAGGACACCTCGGAATTCGGCGTGATCATCAGCGATGGCGACGGCCGGATCCAGGGTTTCCAGGAAAAACCCGAACCGGCGGAGGCGCTCTCGGACCTCGCTAACTGCGGGATCTACATGTTCGACCGGGAGATATTCGACTTTTTCCCAGGACCCGGCGAAAGCAAACTGTCGGAGCCGGGCCAACCGGACGGCTTTGCCGACTGGGCCCTGGATGTGTTTCCGGCGCTGATGGAATCAGGACGGCCGTTCTACTCACACGAGTTCGATTCGTACTGGAACGATGTCGGCACGGTCTCGGAGTTCCTCCAGGGCAGTTTCGACGGACTCACCGGCGCCGTGGATCTGGCGATCGAGGAGCCCGAGGTCAGCCCCGGCGTCTGGGTGGATGACGATGTCGCGACCGACGGCGTCGAGATCAAGGGGCCGGTCCTGATCGCGGAGGGCTGCGAGATATCGCCCGGCGCGGAACTGACCGGCCCGCTCGTGCTCGGCCGGAACTGCAAGGTAGGCGAGGGTGCCCGCCTGAAAGAGACGATCCTGCTCGATGGCAGCGAGGTCGCGGCCGGATCGTTCGCGTTCGGCGGAGTACTGGGCTGA
- a CDS encoding UDP-glucose/GDP-mannose dehydrogenase family protein, with product MNSSEQTPSGSDSRATNDVDPGKVPVGVIGVGWVGLVTAACFAELGHPVVARDVVKEKIDALNRGEITIHEPGLAELIAKNKERLEFTTDVDAVLSSARLIFVCVDTPPTHSGDADLSRVRSVVADLKPDGNHVLIMKSTVPAGTGETIRRDLSGMAYVSCPEFLKEGTAVKDFLNPDRVVVGAPPEDRAAADEVAALYAPLGGEIVMTDVSSAEMIKLASNAYLATRISFINEIANVCEEVGADVGEVARGMGLDERIGPHFLRPGIGFGGSCFPKDVNALKLLAGNSGYHFQLLNSVIEVNELQKRRVVSKLTKHLGSLVGKRVALLGLAFKPETDDMREASSLVLSARLRGEGAEVVAFDPVAMDQARSLLPGVEMRDTALAALEGSDAAVLVTEWPEFRELDWVGAAARMRRPLIIDGRNFLDADVVHGAGFTYEGIGRPGVGADSE from the coding sequence ATGAATAGTTCAGAGCAAACTCCGTCGGGGAGCGACAGCCGCGCGACGAATGATGTCGATCCCGGCAAGGTGCCGGTCGGCGTGATCGGGGTCGGCTGGGTCGGGCTGGTGACCGCTGCCTGCTTTGCCGAGCTCGGCCACCCGGTTGTCGCCCGCGATGTGGTCAAGGAAAAGATCGACGCCCTCAACCGGGGCGAGATCACGATCCACGAACCCGGATTGGCCGAGCTGATCGCGAAGAACAAGGAACGCCTGGAGTTCACGACCGACGTCGACGCCGTTCTTTCCAGTGCGAGGCTGATCTTCGTCTGCGTCGACACCCCGCCCACCCATTCCGGTGACGCCGACCTCTCGCGGGTCCGCTCGGTGGTCGCCGACCTCAAGCCCGACGGCAATCACGTGCTGATCATGAAGAGCACGGTTCCGGCCGGCACCGGCGAGACGATCCGGCGCGACCTGTCCGGCATGGCCTACGTCTCGTGCCCCGAGTTCCTCAAGGAGGGAACCGCGGTCAAGGACTTCCTGAATCCCGATCGCGTCGTCGTCGGAGCCCCCCCGGAAGACCGGGCTGCCGCCGACGAAGTGGCGGCGCTCTACGCACCGCTTGGTGGCGAGATCGTGATGACCGACGTCTCGAGCGCCGAGATGATCAAGCTGGCGTCCAACGCCTACCTGGCAACCCGGATCTCCTTCATCAACGAGATCGCGAACGTCTGCGAGGAGGTCGGTGCCGACGTCGGTGAGGTCGCCCGGGGGATGGGACTCGACGAACGCATCGGCCCGCACTTCCTGCGTCCGGGCATCGGCTTCGGCGGCTCCTGCTTCCCCAAGGACGTCAATGCCCTCAAGTTGCTCGCCGGCAACTCCGGTTACCACTTCCAGCTGCTGAACTCGGTGATCGAGGTGAACGAGCTCCAGAAGCGGCGCGTAGTCAGCAAGTTGACCAAGCACCTTGGCTCGCTTGTCGGCAAGCGCGTCGCCCTCCTCGGGCTGGCCTTCAAGCCGGAGACCGACGACATGAGAGAGGCGTCGAGCCTGGTGCTTTCGGCCCGTCTGCGCGGCGAAGGTGCTGAAGTTGTTGCGTTTGACCCGGTTGCGATGGACCAGGCAAGGAGTCTCCTGCCCGGGGTGGAAATGAGAGATACGGCGCTGGCGGCGCTCGAAGGTTCGGACGCGGCGGTGCTGGTCACCGAGTGGCCCGAGTTTCGGGAACTGGACTGGGTCGGGGCAGCGGCAAGGATGAGGCGCCCACTGATAATCGATGGACGAAACTTTCTCGACGCTGATGTAGTTCACGGGGCCGGCTTCACTTACGAAGGAATCGGCCGCCCGGGAGTTGGCGCCGACTCGGAGTAA
- a CDS encoding NDP-sugar synthase has protein sequence MVLVGGKGTRLRPLTTDIPKPVLTLVDRPFLSYMIEWLASHGVNDILFACGFLPDQLEAVLGSGGGDGPRLRYVVEPEALGTAGAIKFAEEHLEDRFFALNGDVLTDLDLTSLMTSHIERGASASLGLYPAEDPTGYGLVDLDGDGHVLDFHEKPGPGHAVAGLINAGTYVIDKSILDSVEPGRNVSIEREVFPALVGNGLCGLRLDGYWLDIGLPGRFLDASWDIIEGRVQTEVETNDEGIHVGTGCEIDPSATIGPRAVIGDRSIIGPGAVVTGSVLISDCEIGENAIVTGSILSSGVTVSAGARVGDAVLGKNEAVT, from the coding sequence TTGGTACTCGTAGGTGGCAAGGGCACGCGGCTGAGGCCGCTGACCACGGATATCCCCAAGCCGGTCCTCACCCTGGTGGACCGTCCCTTCCTCAGCTACATGATCGAATGGCTGGCCTCCCACGGGGTCAATGACATCCTCTTCGCCTGCGGGTTCCTGCCAGACCAGCTCGAAGCCGTGCTCGGCAGCGGCGGCGGTGACGGTCCCCGTCTGCGATACGTGGTCGAGCCCGAGGCCCTGGGCACGGCCGGTGCGATCAAGTTTGCCGAAGAGCACCTCGAGGACCGGTTCTTCGCCCTGAACGGCGATGTGCTGACCGACCTCGATCTGACTTCCCTTATGACCTCGCACATCGAACGCGGGGCGAGCGCCTCGCTCGGCCTCTATCCGGCCGAGGACCCGACCGGTTACGGCCTGGTCGACCTCGACGGCGATGGCCACGTGCTGGACTTCCACGAAAAGCCGGGGCCGGGCCACGCCGTGGCCGGACTGATCAACGCCGGGACTTACGTGATCGACAAGTCGATTCTCGATTCGGTCGAGCCGGGCCGGAATGTCTCGATCGAGCGAGAAGTGTTCCCGGCCCTGGTCGGCAACGGGTTATGCGGACTGCGGCTCGATGGATACTGGTTGGACATCGGACTGCCCGGCCGGTTTCTCGATGCCAGCTGGGACATCATCGAAGGCCGGGTCCAAACCGAGGTCGAGACGAACGACGAAGGCATCCACGTGGGCACCGGCTGCGAGATAGATCCCAGCGCCACGATCGGCCCACGCGCGGTCATCGGCGATCGCTCGATCATCGGCCCGGGCGCCGTGGTCACCGGATCCGTCCTGATTTCGGACTGCGAGATTGGCGAAAACGCGATCGTGACCGGCTCCATTCTGTCCTCCGGAGTAACCGTTTCTGCCGGTGCACGAGTAGGAGATGCGGTTCTGGGTAAGAATGAAGCAGTGACATGA
- the raiA gene encoding ribosome-associated translation inhibitor RaiA, which yields MRIDIRGRNVEVTDDLREQVAQRFKRIGQQLSPLARIEVVVSEERNPAITDKFVAEATLHVKGVTLHAHEATPEMMHTIHELAEDMRRQVKRHREKRRKRSRTRHLVNQMQGRPSDGTSASL from the coding sequence ATGCGAATCGATATTCGTGGTCGCAACGTCGAAGTAACTGACGATTTGCGCGAGCAGGTGGCCCAGCGGTTCAAACGGATCGGGCAGCAGCTCTCTCCGTTGGCCCGCATCGAAGTTGTCGTGTCTGAAGAGCGGAACCCCGCCATCACCGACAAGTTCGTGGCCGAAGCGACTCTGCACGTAAAGGGAGTCACTCTGCATGCCCACGAAGCTACCCCCGAGATGATGCATACCATCCATGAGCTGGCGGAGGACATGCGGCGCCAGGTGAAACGCCACCGGGAGAAACGTCGTAAGCGCAGCCGTACGCGTCACCTGGTCAACCAGATGCAGGGTCGGCCATCCGACGGAACGTCGGCAAGTCTTTGA
- the atpD gene encoding F0F1 ATP synthase subunit beta codes for MSENNGKNTGRIEEITGVVVDVVFPDQLPEIFSAIVIEVDKTEDRDEVRLVCEVQQHLGDDRVRTVAMDATDGLQRGDRVVDTGGPITVPVGDETLGRIFNLLGEPIDGGDPLSADVERWPIHRPSPDATELTPTQEILETGIKVVDLLAPYAKGGKIGLFGGAGVGKTVLIQELIHNIAQEHGGLSAFCGVGERTREGTDLYIEMTESGVIDKTMMVFGQMNEPPGARLRVALSGLTMAEYYRDQGGQDVLLFIDNIFRFVQAGSEVSALLGRMPSAVGYQPTLETEMGTLQERITSTTRGSVTSIQAIYVPADDFTDPAPASVFAHLNATTALSRSISEKGIYPAVDPLDSTSTILKPDILGEEHYNTATEVQEILQRYSELQQIIAILGIDELSDEDKILVFRARKIERFLSQPFFVAEQFTGRPGEYVPVAETVSGFRQILDGELDDYPESAFYMKGGIDQVTSEAKSAA; via the coding sequence ATGTCAGAGAACAACGGTAAAAACACAGGACGGATCGAAGAGATCACCGGCGTCGTGGTCGACGTCGTCTTCCCCGATCAGCTGCCCGAGATCTTCTCGGCCATCGTCATCGAGGTCGACAAGACCGAAGATCGCGACGAAGTCAGGCTGGTCTGCGAAGTCCAGCAGCACCTTGGCGACGATCGTGTCCGCACGGTCGCGATGGACGCGACCGACGGTCTGCAGCGTGGCGACCGCGTGGTCGACACCGGTGGCCCGATCACCGTTCCGGTCGGCGACGAGACCCTCGGCCGGATCTTCAACCTTCTCGGAGAGCCGATTGACGGAGGCGACCCGCTGAGCGCCGATGTCGAGCGCTGGCCGATCCATCGTCCTTCACCCGACGCGACCGAACTGACCCCGACCCAGGAGATCCTCGAGACCGGCATCAAGGTCGTCGACCTGCTCGCGCCTTACGCCAAGGGAGGCAAGATCGGCCTGTTCGGCGGTGCCGGCGTCGGCAAGACCGTCCTGATCCAGGAGCTGATCCACAACATCGCCCAGGAGCACGGCGGACTTTCCGCCTTCTGCGGCGTCGGTGAACGCACCCGTGAGGGCACCGACCTCTACATCGAAATGACCGAGTCCGGAGTCATCGACAAGACGATGATGGTCTTTGGCCAGATGAACGAGCCCCCGGGAGCCCGTCTCCGTGTCGCGCTGTCAGGTCTGACCATGGCCGAGTACTACCGCGACCAGGGTGGCCAGGACGTGCTGCTGTTTATCGACAACATCTTCCGCTTCGTCCAGGCCGGCTCCGAGGTTTCGGCGCTGCTCGGACGCATGCCTTCCGCCGTCGGTTACCAGCCGACGCTGGAAACGGAGATGGGCACGCTCCAGGAGCGGATCACCTCAACGACACGTGGGTCGGTCACTTCGATTCAGGCCATCTACGTGCCGGCCGACGACTTCACCGATCCGGCTCCGGCGTCGGTGTTCGCCCACCTCAACGCGACGACCGCGCTTTCGCGATCGATCTCGGAGAAGGGCATCTACCCGGCTGTGGACCCTCTGGATTCGACCTCGACCATCCTCAAGCCCGACATCCTCGGTGAGGAGCACTACAACACCGCGACCGAAGTCCAGGAAATCCTGCAGCGTTACAGCGAGCTCCAGCAGATCATCGCCATCCTCGGCATCGACGAGCTCTCCGACGAAGACAAGATCCTCGTCTTCCGGGCCAGGAAGATCGAGCGCTTCCTTTCGCAGCCGTTCTTCGTGGCCGAGCAGTTCACCGGCCGCCCGGGCGAGTACGTGCCGGTCGCCGAGACCGTCAGCGGCTTCCGCCAGATCCTCGACGGCGAGCTCGACGACTACCCGGAGAGCGCCTTCTACATGAAGGGCGGCATCGACCAGGTGACGTCCGAAGCCAAGAGCGCTGCGTAG
- a CDS encoding ComF family protein, whose translation MKANRFARLLVPPACAACHSPCEPGRSVCAACVRELDLSGPIHDPALPGIEAICSVAAHSGVGRTILAAYKFNGLFGLAPFIASRMSEVAPTTGESGCVVPVPAAGLRRRLRGFDTAEDLARRLSGWTGWPIQTGSLVRVGQGRQRGRGRSTRLADPPVIKTRKEHDGLILLVDDVVTTGATLVTCARTLRASGASRVLAVTFTRRV comes from the coding sequence ATGAAGGCAAATCGCTTCGCGCGACTCCTCGTACCTCCGGCCTGCGCCGCCTGCCATTCACCTTGCGAGCCGGGGCGGTCGGTCTGCGCCGCCTGTGTGCGCGAACTTGACCTGTCCGGGCCGATTCACGACCCGGCGCTGCCGGGGATCGAGGCGATCTGCTCGGTCGCTGCTCACAGCGGGGTCGGCCGGACGATCCTCGCTGCTTACAAGTTCAACGGGTTGTTCGGCCTGGCCCCGTTTATCGCGTCACGGATGAGCGAGGTGGCGCCGACCACCGGCGAGTCCGGCTGCGTGGTCCCGGTGCCGGCCGCCGGACTGCGTCGCCGGCTGCGCGGCTTCGACACCGCCGAGGACCTCGCCCGGAGGCTTTCAGGCTGGACCGGGTGGCCGATCCAGACCGGATCGCTGGTCCGGGTCGGCCAGGGCCGGCAGCGCGGGAGGGGGCGGAGCACCCGCCTGGCCGACCCGCCGGTGATCAAAACCCGGAAGGAACACGACGGCTTGATCCTGCTGGTCGACGACGTGGTCACCACCGGAGCGACCCTCGTCACCTGCGCGCGAACCCTGCGTGCGAGCGGAGCGTCACGTGTCCTGGCCGTGACTTTCACCCGGCGCGTTTGA
- a CDS encoding bifunctional phosphoglucose/phosphomannose isomerase, whose translation MINDVLDIPNHIRDALWRVDSAQLKARPSSGFVVCGMGGSAIGAELARGMLGLRLTGPLVVVRSYNLPKWINKDWAVLASSYSGDTEETLSSFEQAGEAGSHRWVAGTGGKLGEEARKSDIGIVGLPGFFQPRVTVAYMTVVAACAANLAGVAPDTRLELEGAADHLENCRDVLRPMAVELASQINETPLVVHGAGMTTSVARRWANQFNENAKQLAFPAAIPEANHNLMEAWAQGTGGLGAIFLTDRGQSPRERRRMKLTAESIERTGASVFTIETVGETRADRLFWAVMLGDLVSVAVAEKRGIDPLPVDEIQDFKRRLGKA comes from the coding sequence ATGATTAACGACGTCCTTGATATCCCGAATCACATTCGCGATGCCCTGTGGAGGGTCGACTCGGCCCAGCTCAAAGCGCGGCCGTCATCGGGGTTTGTCGTCTGTGGGATGGGAGGGTCCGCGATCGGGGCTGAACTCGCCCGCGGCATGCTCGGCCTCCGACTGACGGGACCACTCGTGGTGGTTCGCAGCTACAACCTTCCGAAGTGGATCAACAAGGACTGGGCCGTCCTCGCGTCGAGTTATTCCGGGGACACCGAAGAGACGCTTTCTTCCTTCGAACAGGCCGGGGAGGCCGGCAGCCATCGCTGGGTGGCCGGCACCGGCGGCAAGCTCGGGGAAGAGGCGCGTAAGTCCGACATCGGCATCGTCGGGCTCCCCGGCTTTTTCCAGCCGCGGGTCACCGTGGCCTACATGACGGTCGTCGCCGCCTGTGCGGCGAACCTCGCCGGCGTCGCCCCCGACACGAGACTGGAACTCGAGGGCGCGGCCGACCACCTCGAGAACTGCCGCGACGTCCTGCGCCCGATGGCGGTCGAGCTCGCGTCTCAGATCAACGAAACGCCGCTGGTCGTCCACGGCGCCGGCATGACCACTTCGGTGGCGCGGCGGTGGGCCAACCAGTTCAACGAGAACGCCAAGCAGCTCGCCTTCCCGGCCGCTATTCCCGAGGCGAACCACAACCTCATGGAGGCCTGGGCACAGGGCACCGGCGGCCTCGGCGCGATCTTCCTGACTGACCGGGGGCAGAGCCCCCGCGAGCGTCGCCGCATGAAACTGACCGCGGAATCGATCGAGCGCACCGGCGCCTCTGTATTCACCATCGAGACCGTCGGTGAAACCCGGGCCGACCGTCTTTTCTGGGCGGTCATGCTGGGTGACCTGGTCTCGGTCGCAGTGGCCGAGAAACGTGGCATCGACCCGCTTCCGGTCGATGAAATCCAGGACTTCAAACGGCGGCTGGGCAAAGCCTGA
- a CDS encoding LCP family protein, which yields MTDREDNEEKPDDSTEEYLLGGLEEGAEAEAPPHRDVPPPSEEPPAAPPVEPVAEEPPATDPPAEEPAADTPSEHPGHQPDQDPAEPGEYVEQPTEEVFALEARLLSGDDVPDLDPVFRAALLESPETAKPPADETGEYTAEHDVPVTGETGAVDQDTAEWDQPSETDITAEQTAVLAAGAKSEVNQAIETSRRSGEPWDPSRPPVGGDFEEPAKRRQYWWRFSLATLIIVFSFASATSASILNLVNDITEPISKDPIGVAASVLPSANGGPQTIAILGSDVRTGGGAPTDDPGRSDTTLLLRLDPDSGQIAMLSIPRDLKVEIPGYGTDKFNAAFSYGGPELTQKTIKSVTGLDVNHVINIDFQGFAEVVDAIHCVFVDVDRDYYNANDTGEAEYAEIDIDAGYQKLCGEDALAFARYRHTDTDLARAARQQDLVTEIRNRLSITEFIKQRKDLISAFTDNTKSDISGTDEPLEILKLLFDSRNASVVDVKFPSTFTLVDGISYVEATPDEIETAVDEFLGFEDSAGPVGTLSEGESTKSKKSKKKVKKRENPESSAPSKEGDGLVDAADGGLEVAKSLDKKFKRRDFPVYYPKRLPEGTIYADGSRTYHLRDPDKNPYSAYRIVMALQLDDGLHYFGLQGIREWENPPILDAPHEGITMDDRDFDVYYQGDRIRRIAWHEDGDTYWISNSILLTLENDQMLGMARSTRGFTAD from the coding sequence ATGACTGACCGCGAAGACAACGAAGAAAAGCCCGACGACTCGACCGAGGAATACCTCCTGGGCGGACTCGAGGAGGGCGCCGAGGCCGAGGCACCGCCGCACCGTGACGTTCCGCCTCCGTCGGAGGAGCCACCCGCCGCCCCGCCCGTGGAGCCGGTGGCCGAAGAGCCGCCCGCAACCGATCCACCGGCAGAAGAGCCGGCGGCCGACACGCCTTCCGAACACCCCGGACACCAACCCGATCAAGATCCCGCCGAGCCGGGCGAGTATGTCGAGCAGCCGACCGAAGAGGTCTTCGCGCTCGAAGCCCGTCTGCTGAGCGGCGACGACGTGCCCGACCTCGACCCCGTCTTCCGGGCGGCGCTGCTCGAGAGCCCCGAAACTGCCAAGCCTCCGGCTGATGAAACCGGCGAATACACCGCCGAGCACGACGTGCCAGTGACCGGGGAGACCGGCGCAGTCGACCAGGACACCGCCGAATGGGACCAGCCCTCGGAGACCGACATCACCGCCGAACAGACGGCGGTGCTCGCGGCCGGGGCCAAATCCGAGGTGAACCAGGCGATCGAAACCTCGCGGCGTAGCGGAGAGCCCTGGGATCCGTCGCGGCCTCCGGTCGGCGGGGACTTCGAAGAACCGGCGAAACGCCGCCAGTACTGGTGGCGGTTCTCACTGGCGACCCTGATCATCGTGTTCTCGTTCGCGAGCGCGACCTCTGCGTCCATCCTCAACCTCGTGAATGACATCACCGAGCCGATCAGTAAGGACCCGATCGGGGTTGCCGCGAGCGTCCTGCCCTCAGCCAATGGTGGGCCACAGACGATCGCCATCCTCGGTTCGGACGTTCGTACGGGTGGCGGCGCACCTACTGACGATCCGGGGCGCTCGGATACGACACTCCTTCTGCGTCTCGATCCAGATTCCGGTCAGATCGCAATGCTCAGCATTCCGCGCGACCTCAAGGTCGAGATCCCCGGCTACGGCACCGACAAGTTCAACGCCGCCTTCAGCTACGGCGGACCGGAGTTGACCCAGAAGACGATCAAGTCGGTCACCGGTCTCGACGTCAACCACGTGATCAACATCGACTTCCAGGGATTCGCCGAGGTCGTCGACGCCATTCATTGCGTTTTTGTCGACGTGGACCGCGACTACTACAACGCGAATGACACCGGCGAAGCGGAATACGCCGAAATCGACATCGACGCCGGGTACCAGAAGCTCTGTGGCGAGGACGCGCTCGCTTTTGCTCGTTACCGGCACACCGACACCGACCTGGCCCGAGCGGCTCGACAGCAGGATCTGGTCACCGAGATCAGGAACCGACTCTCGATCACCGAATTCATCAAGCAGCGGAAGGATTTGATCTCGGCCTTCACCGACAACACCAAGTCGGACATCTCCGGCACCGACGAGCCGCTGGAGATCCTCAAGCTACTGTTCGACTCTCGCAACGCCAGCGTTGTCGACGTCAAGTTCCCGTCGACCTTCACCTTGGTAGATGGCATCTCCTACGTCGAAGCGACTCCGGACGAGATTGAGACTGCGGTCGACGAGTTCCTTGGTTTCGAAGATTCGGCCGGGCCGGTTGGCACCCTGTCGGAAGGCGAAAGCACCAAGTCGAAGAAGTCGAAAAAGAAGGTCAAGAAACGGGAAAATCCTGAATCGTCCGCGCCCAGCAAGGAAGGCGACGGCCTGGTTGATGCAGCCGACGGCGGACTCGAAGTAGCCAAGTCGCTGGACAAGAAGTTCAAGCGCCGCGATTTCCCGGTTTATTACCCGAAGCGTCTGCCTGAGGGAACGATCTATGCCGATGGCAGCCGGACCTACCACTTGCGCGACCCGGACAAGAATCCGTACTCCGCCTACCGCATCGTGATGGCACTGCAGCTCGATGACGGACTCCATTACTTCGGTCTCCAGGGAATCCGCGAGTGGGAGAACCCTCCGATTCTCGACGCGCCGCACGAAGGGATCACGATGGACGACCGGGACTTCGATGTCTACTACCAAGGCGACCGCATCCGCCGGATCGCATGGCACGAGGACGGGGACACATATTGGATATCCAACTCGATCCTGCTGACGCTCGAGAACGACCAGATGCTCGGCATGGCGCGTTCGACCAGAGGATTCACGGCCGACTGA
- a CDS encoding M20/M25/M40 family metallo-hydrolase: protein MLALAQRLIAYDTSQPEGIHEAAGFIKGWLEARGIAATQDECRGFPVITATVGEASDPAVILHGHMDVVPAEAGQFEPRVEGDRLIGRGAYDMKAALAAMMLALPEPGSAPAGLRVVLGIVSDEESEEDKDRGSDFLVNSGLTGNFAITGEPTDLHVGVAAKGVLALRIGVSGRAAHGSTPWLGDNAVLRAVDMFRGLESLPFARESSELFDRPSINLGRIWGGDALNKVPDYCAIDVDIRYLPHQDPEEILEQIRGLDPAAMETIFALPPIDSGIDSPWVKGLISAADAHREGTSVSVGRDGASDAVSFIRVGIPAVEFGPVGAGHHGPEEWVSIASLDSYLDTLREFLGMGASLAGPLTDD from the coding sequence CTGCTCGCCCTCGCGCAGCGCCTGATCGCCTACGACACCTCGCAGCCGGAAGGCATTCATGAGGCGGCGGGTTTCATCAAGGGCTGGCTCGAAGCCCGGGGAATAGCCGCAACGCAAGATGAGTGCCGCGGCTTTCCGGTGATCACCGCGACGGTCGGCGAAGCTTCAGACCCGGCAGTCATCCTCCACGGGCACATGGATGTGGTGCCGGCCGAGGCCGGCCAATTCGAGCCCCGGGTCGAAGGCGACCGCCTGATCGGCCGTGGCGCCTACGACATGAAAGCCGCACTTGCCGCGATGATGCTCGCGCTGCCCGAGCCCGGTTCGGCGCCGGCCGGCCTGCGGGTCGTGCTCGGCATCGTCTCCGATGAGGAATCGGAGGAGGACAAGGACCGTGGCAGCGATTTCCTGGTCAACTCCGGCCTGACCGGTAACTTTGCGATTACCGGGGAACCGACCGACCTTCACGTCGGAGTTGCCGCGAAAGGCGTGCTCGCGCTGCGAATCGGCGTCAGCGGCCGTGCCGCGCACGGTTCCACCCCCTGGCTCGGTGACAACGCCGTGCTCAGGGCCGTAGACATGTTCCGCGGCCTGGAATCGCTACCGTTTGCGAGAGAAAGTTCCGAGCTGTTCGACCGCCCATCGATCAATCTCGGCCGTATATGGGGTGGAGACGCCCTCAACAAGGTTCCCGACTATTGCGCAATAGATGTCGACATCCGCTACCTGCCGCACCAGGACCCCGAGGAGATACTCGAACAGATCCGGGGGCTCGACCCTGCGGCAATGGAGACGATCTTCGCCCTGCCGCCGATCGACAGCGGCATCGACTCCCCTTGGGTCAAGGGCCTGATCTCGGCTGCCGACGCTCATCGCGAGGGGACTTCGGTGTCGGTCGGCCGCGACGGTGCCTCGGACGCGGTCTCGTTCATCCGGGTGGGGATCCCGGCGGTCGAGTTCGGGCCGGTCGGGGCCGGCCATCACGGCCCCGAGGAATGGGTTTCGATCGCTTCGCTGGATTCCTATCTCGACACCCTTCGGGAATTTTTAGGAATGGGTGCAAGTCTGGCCGGTCCACTAACCGATGACTGA